Proteins from a genomic interval of Marinobacter gudaonensis:
- a CDS encoding glutamine amidotransferase — protein sequence MQSNASGIRKARVVVLKTGSTYPDLKARFGDFDQWFLRGLSDELDITVANAEAGELPGNPEDWDGIVVTGSPAMVSDRAEWSENAGRWLVRAVESEVPVLGVCYGHQLLAHALGGEAGYHPKGRETGTHEVELLPAAASDALFRDLPTRFPAQLTHRQSVLRLPEGAVLLGRNRFEPHQAFRVGPCAWGVQFHPEFTDAVMSAYLRVQAPDLTREGLDAEALMSGVKPAPDASSLLPRFSQLVKDRLR from the coding sequence ATGCAAAGCAACGCCTCAGGAATCCGCAAAGCCAGGGTGGTCGTGTTGAAAACCGGCTCCACCTATCCGGACCTCAAGGCGCGGTTTGGCGATTTTGATCAATGGTTCCTGCGGGGGCTGTCTGACGAGCTGGACATTACCGTTGCCAACGCCGAAGCCGGGGAGCTGCCCGGCAACCCTGAAGACTGGGACGGTATTGTTGTTACTGGCTCACCCGCCATGGTGAGCGACCGCGCGGAGTGGAGCGAAAATGCCGGCCGCTGGCTGGTCCGGGCGGTTGAAAGCGAGGTACCGGTATTGGGCGTGTGCTACGGGCATCAGCTGCTGGCCCATGCTCTGGGGGGCGAAGCCGGGTACCACCCGAAAGGTCGAGAGACCGGCACTCACGAGGTGGAGCTGCTGCCAGCAGCTGCCTCGGACGCCCTGTTCCGGGACCTTCCCACACGGTTTCCGGCCCAGTTGACACATCGGCAATCAGTGCTGCGACTGCCCGAAGGCGCGGTGCTGCTGGGCCGCAACCGGTTCGAGCCTCATCAGGCTTTCCGGGTGGGCCCTTGTGCCTGGGGCGTGCAGTTTCACCCCGAGTTCACCGATGCGGTCATGAGCGCTTACCTGAGGGTTCAGGCCCCGGATCTGACCCGTGAAGGGCTGGACGCAGAGGCGCTGATGTCGGGCGTGAAGCCAGCTCCCGATGCGTCCTCCCTGCTGCCCCGATTCAGCCAGTTAGTGAAGGACCGCCTCCGGTAG
- a CDS encoding FHA domain-containing protein, producing MASFSQLVDNVVVNTFELSQPETRIGRRPDNDIQIDEISVSGQHALIEAVPNAYLDGTVDYYITDSNSTNGTFVNELRISGRQRLNSNDVVRIGWNEFRFIDEEEQALEKTAYILD from the coding sequence ATGGCTTCATTTTCGCAACTGGTCGATAACGTTGTGGTGAACACTTTTGAGCTGAGCCAGCCGGAAACCCGTATCGGGCGGCGCCCGGACAACGACATCCAGATTGATGAAATCTCGGTAAGTGGCCAGCACGCGTTGATTGAGGCCGTCCCCAATGCCTATCTCGACGGTACCGTGGATTACTACATTACCGACAGCAACAGCACCAACGGCACCTTCGTGAACGAGCTGAGAATCAGCGGCCGACAGCGGCTGAACAGCAACGACGTGGTGCGTATTGGCTGGAATGAATTCCGCTTTATTGATGAAGAGGAGCAGGCACTGGAGAAAACCGCCTACATTCTCGACTGA
- a CDS encoding PP2C family protein-serine/threonine phosphatase, with translation MGLEVAGQSHVGAIRKSNQDVVEWQLSEAADRALLVVADGMGGHQGGEVASRLAVDAVMDAAGQALACTPPDAPDHEIRKILDRSFVLANDRIKARRAEEPGLEKMGTTLVLAWVSGSRAHIAHIGDSRCYRLRKQQAVCLTRDDTVVQNMLEDGSITLADVPHVPFRNVLTRAVGSVDEAAPSHRTEILEPGDALLLCSDGLTDSVSEERWPGIVHSHDGPASAVQALIEAGLANGAGDNVSVVLLTLE, from the coding sequence ATGGGACTTGAGGTAGCCGGTCAGAGCCACGTGGGTGCTATCCGAAAATCGAATCAGGACGTTGTGGAGTGGCAGCTTTCCGAAGCCGCTGACCGGGCCTTGCTTGTGGTGGCTGATGGCATGGGCGGCCATCAGGGCGGCGAGGTTGCCAGCCGGTTGGCGGTCGATGCGGTTATGGACGCCGCTGGCCAGGCGCTCGCCTGCACGCCCCCGGATGCGCCGGATCATGAGATAAGGAAGATTCTGGATCGCAGCTTCGTGCTGGCCAACGACCGGATCAAGGCCCGAAGGGCAGAGGAGCCCGGGCTGGAAAAAATGGGCACGACCTTGGTGCTTGCCTGGGTGAGTGGCAGTCGGGCGCATATTGCCCACATTGGCGATTCCCGTTGTTACCGCCTGCGCAAGCAGCAGGCCGTGTGCCTGACCCGGGACGACACCGTGGTTCAGAACATGCTTGAGGACGGCAGCATCACCCTGGCCGATGTGCCCCATGTGCCGTTCCGGAACGTGCTGACCCGGGCGGTGGGGTCTGTGGATGAGGCGGCGCCCAGCCACCGCACGGAAATCCTGGAGCCAGGCGATGCGCTGTTACTGTGTTCCGATGGACTGACCGACTCGGTATCCGAAGAGCGGTGGCCCGGGATTGTTCATTCTCACGACGGGCCTGCGTCCGCCGTCCAAGCCCTGATCGAGGCCGGTCTTGCCAACGGCGCCGGTGACAATGTGTCTGTGGTACTACTGACTCTGGAGTAA
- a CDS encoding serine/threonine-protein kinase produces MPVNAITALIPRLFSLRVVVLVMAVVFALAGDHFALVGWADRALFSILGVPEGDTPAAILAPEALGPAMADRGLSQPPWSDMAVRAGLAITALYLVLAVPLMGAAVSLPVTLLFGGSLVVIQAALMFYHSAWVPLGVVLTLLVAGFVMMLFWLQPQKHIRALTDNVREARLRLSRLFLKQGHIDEALEALNGCPTCADELDLRYDIAIQQERKRQYDRAADTYRSILERRRGFRDTPARLAALEKLAPENTTLSPGSFDSTRTLLMPEPSVSRPTLGRYEIEREIGRGAMGVVYLGKDPKIARTVAIKTLSYQAFDDGQIGDLKERFFREAEAAGRLNHPAIVTVYDVGEEADLAYIAMDYAKGRPLSDFGRPGRLLPLHQVLDIIARTADALAYAHSQKIVHRDIKPGNIIFNPDTGDIKITDFGIAKISDDSRTRTGAVMGSPLYMSPEQLKGQKVTGASDIYSLGVTLYKLVSGETPYQGDTLANLTYQILNKRPRSVREFNAELPNGVVRLINKAIQREPDKRFASAATMAEAVRRLAVREARQEVS; encoded by the coding sequence ATGCCTGTGAACGCTATTACCGCTCTTATTCCTCGCCTGTTCAGCCTGCGGGTCGTTGTTCTCGTTATGGCTGTGGTGTTCGCCCTGGCCGGTGATCATTTTGCCCTTGTGGGTTGGGCAGACAGGGCGCTGTTCAGCATACTTGGAGTGCCCGAGGGTGACACACCGGCAGCGATACTGGCACCGGAGGCTTTGGGCCCTGCGATGGCCGACCGGGGGCTATCTCAGCCGCCCTGGTCGGACATGGCGGTCAGGGCAGGGCTGGCTATTACGGCACTGTACCTGGTGCTGGCAGTGCCGCTGATGGGTGCCGCTGTCTCCCTGCCGGTAACCCTGCTGTTTGGCGGTTCGCTGGTGGTTATCCAGGCCGCGTTGATGTTCTACCACAGTGCCTGGGTTCCCCTTGGCGTTGTACTGACCCTCCTGGTAGCGGGCTTTGTGATGATGCTGTTCTGGCTGCAACCCCAGAAGCACATCCGTGCGCTCACAGATAACGTGCGTGAGGCGCGGTTGCGGTTGTCGAGGCTGTTCCTGAAACAGGGCCACATCGACGAGGCCCTTGAGGCTCTTAACGGCTGCCCCACCTGTGCGGACGAACTGGATCTGCGCTACGACATCGCCATCCAGCAGGAACGTAAACGTCAGTACGACAGGGCAGCGGATACTTACCGCAGTATCCTGGAACGCCGGAGGGGCTTTCGCGACACGCCTGCACGCCTGGCCGCGCTCGAGAAACTGGCACCGGAGAACACAACTCTGTCCCCGGGCAGTTTCGACAGCACTCGCACCTTGTTGATGCCCGAACCTTCGGTCAGCCGACCGACGCTTGGGCGTTATGAAATCGAGCGGGAAATAGGTCGCGGCGCGATGGGCGTGGTCTACCTGGGCAAGGACCCGAAGATTGCCCGCACCGTTGCCATCAAGACCCTGAGCTACCAGGCCTTCGATGACGGGCAGATTGGGGATCTCAAGGAGCGATTTTTCCGGGAGGCCGAAGCCGCCGGGCGCCTGAATCATCCGGCGATTGTGACCGTCTATGATGTCGGTGAGGAGGCAGACCTCGCCTACATTGCCATGGATTACGCCAAGGGGCGGCCCCTCAGTGACTTTGGAAGGCCCGGTCGGTTGTTGCCTCTGCATCAGGTGCTGGACATTATTGCCCGGACGGCGGACGCCCTGGCCTATGCCCACAGCCAGAAGATCGTGCACCGCGATATCAAGCCCGGCAACATCATCTTCAATCCGGACACCGGCGATATCAAGATCACCGATTTTGGCATCGCCAAGATTTCCGATGATTCCCGTACCCGCACCGGTGCGGTCATGGGCAGTCCCCTGTATATGTCGCCGGAACAGTTGAAAGGCCAGAAAGTGACCGGGGCCTCTGATATCTACAGCCTGGGCGTCACCCTCTACAAGCTGGTCAGCGGCGAGACTCCCTACCAGGGCGACACCCTGGCCAATCTGACCTACCAGATTCTGAACAAACGCCCCCGCAGCGTCCGGGAGTTTAACGCGGAGCTGCCCAACGGAGTGGTTCGCCTGATCAACAAGGCCATCCAGCGAGAGCCGGACAAGCGCTTTGCCAGCGCCGCCACCATGGCGGAGGCCGTTCGTCGGCTGGCCGTGCGCGAAGCGCGCCAGGAGGTGTCCTGA
- a CDS encoding PA2779 family protein, whose translation MSGIRKHLRYVSFFMAMMMALGSVWSATATAGMVGTGEMIGQQQVQLDRQQLLSMLERQDVQDKLADLGVSQDQVKERIQNLTPTELADFEQQLAEAPAGQDVVGIIVLFLLVFIITDMLCATNIFPFINCIR comes from the coding sequence ATGTCTGGAATTCGTAAGCACCTGAGGTACGTCTCGTTTTTCATGGCCATGATGATGGCCCTTGGCTCCGTCTGGTCCGCCACCGCGACCGCCGGAATGGTAGGAACCGGCGAGATGATCGGGCAGCAACAGGTTCAGCTGGATCGACAGCAGTTGCTGAGCATGCTCGAAAGACAGGATGTGCAGGACAAGCTGGCAGATCTGGGCGTCAGTCAGGACCAGGTCAAAGAACGCATCCAGAACCTCACCCCCACCGAGCTGGCGGATTTTGAGCAACAATTGGCCGAAGCGCCCGCCGGGCAGGATGTGGTAGGCATAATCGTGCTGTTCCTGCTGGTGTTCATCATTACCGATATGCTCTGCGCCACAAATATCTTCCCCTTCATCAACTGCATCCGATAA
- a CDS encoding PA2778 family cysteine peptidase: protein MVIVVSLLAGCASAPKWPSSQAPEQPSLPERVILSDVPFYPQERYQCGPASLAMMLNSQGLETQPEVLKELVYIPGREGTLQVEMVAGARAHGMLVYPLDGTLESLLTEVAAGNPVLVMQNLRFDWWPQWHFAVVIGYDAGQRDLILHTDTREQQPVDLEVFSNTWGRANQWAVTILPPDQVPATAEPLRFLKSAHDLETTGRTTAAGIAYRTAEATWPNQPAVPMARGNLAWQLGQREEAIEHFLRTTRQFPEFPEGWNNLAYALEARQCKASATRAARCAATLAPERFGDSDLLRGSENTTSGQPENCPVVPACAR, encoded by the coding sequence ATGGTCATCGTGGTCAGCCTGCTGGCTGGATGTGCCAGCGCGCCAAAGTGGCCATCTTCGCAAGCACCGGAGCAGCCCTCGCTGCCGGAACGGGTGATTCTGTCGGACGTGCCCTTCTATCCCCAAGAGCGCTACCAGTGCGGCCCTGCATCCCTGGCCATGATGCTCAACAGTCAGGGACTGGAGACGCAACCGGAGGTACTCAAGGAGCTGGTTTATATTCCCGGCCGTGAGGGTACCCTGCAGGTAGAGATGGTGGCTGGCGCCCGGGCCCATGGGATGCTGGTCTATCCCCTGGACGGAACGCTGGAGAGCCTGCTGACCGAGGTGGCTGCTGGCAACCCGGTGCTGGTTATGCAGAACCTGAGGTTCGATTGGTGGCCGCAATGGCACTTTGCCGTGGTTATCGGCTACGACGCCGGGCAACGCGACCTCATTCTGCACACCGATACCCGCGAGCAGCAACCCGTCGACCTGGAGGTATTCAGCAACACCTGGGGACGGGCCAATCAATGGGCCGTGACCATCCTCCCGCCGGATCAGGTTCCGGCAACGGCCGAACCACTGCGGTTCCTGAAGTCTGCCCACGATCTCGAGACCACCGGGCGGACAACCGCGGCGGGCATTGCCTACAGGACCGCCGAGGCCACCTGGCCGAACCAGCCCGCTGTTCCCATGGCCAGGGGCAATCTGGCCTGGCAACTGGGACAACGTGAGGAGGCCATCGAACATTTCCTGCGCACCACCAGGCAGTTTCCCGAGTTTCCGGAAGGTTGGAACAATCTGGCCTACGCGCTGGAGGCAAGGCAGTGCAAAGCCTCAGCCACCCGGGCCGCTCGCTGCGCCGCAACGCTGGCACCGGAGCGCTTTGGGGATTCGGACCTGCTCCGAGGGTCCGAGAACACCACATCAGGGCAACCGGAGAACTGCCCGGTAGTGCCCGCCTGCGCTCGCTGA
- a CDS encoding class I SAM-dependent methyltransferase: MTLCPVCETSALAEFRVVNDQRYLRCAVCQATVMDEKCRLSPEQERQIYELHDNDPSDPGYRKFLSKLTEPLLQRLPPEAAGLDFGCGPGPALATMLESRGLSVSLYDPFFHPAPEVLSETYDFITCTEVVEHLYAPAEVFRELDRMLRPGGWLAVMTCFQTDDDRFDNWHYRRDPTHVVFYRAATFEWLAAKYEWVLEIPVKDVALFRKPS; encoded by the coding sequence ATGACCCTGTGTCCAGTGTGCGAAACGTCGGCATTAGCCGAGTTTCGGGTGGTGAACGATCAGCGTTATCTCCGCTGTGCTGTCTGCCAGGCCACGGTGATGGACGAGAAGTGCCGGCTCTCACCCGAGCAGGAGCGGCAGATCTACGAGCTGCACGACAATGACCCATCCGATCCTGGCTACCGGAAATTTCTTTCGAAGTTGACCGAACCCTTGCTCCAGCGGCTTCCGCCTGAGGCTGCCGGCCTGGATTTCGGCTGCGGTCCCGGCCCGGCTCTGGCGACCATGCTTGAGTCCCGGGGCCTGTCAGTGAGCCTGTACGACCCGTTTTTCCACCCTGCGCCGGAGGTGTTGTCAGAAACCTATGATTTCATCACATGCACCGAGGTGGTGGAGCATCTCTACGCACCCGCCGAGGTGTTCCGGGAACTGGACCGCATGCTCAGGCCCGGCGGCTGGTTGGCGGTGATGACCTGTTTCCAGACCGACGACGATCGGTTTGATAACTGGCATTATCGCCGCGACCCCACGCACGTGGTGTTCTACCGGGCTGCCACTTTCGAGTGGCTTGCGGCGAAGTACGAATGGGTCCTGGAGATACCGGTAAAGGATGTGGCCCTGTTCAGGAAACCGTCCTAG
- a CDS encoding CobW family GTP-binding protein encodes MKQPIPTSLILGFLGVGKTTAILDLLKRKPDNEVWAVLVNEFGEVGIDGALLQTEGAFIKEIPGGCMCCVAGLPMQIGLNQLIHKAKPDRLLIEPTGLGHPSQILETLTSEHYHDVLAMGPVICLVDPRRLEEPKVLGNVQFRDQVAAADILVANKTDLCTSEQLARFDEWAAELEPAKRTIHHTRFGQLALGWLNGHSDERPVSDPGAHHHHHHKSESPAPSIEERPWQQVTNQGQGHFSVGWRIHPDRVLDENALLVMAMDSAFVRFKAVVHTAEGWRAINVVDGALTVIGAEPQECSRAEVIASDQIDALELDARMRAAAGLSPR; translated from the coding sequence ATGAAACAGCCCATACCTACCAGCCTTATTCTTGGATTCCTGGGCGTCGGTAAAACCACTGCGATCCTCGACCTCCTGAAGCGCAAACCGGATAACGAAGTGTGGGCGGTTCTGGTGAACGAGTTCGGCGAGGTGGGCATTGATGGTGCCCTGTTGCAGACCGAGGGCGCCTTCATCAAGGAAATTCCCGGTGGCTGTATGTGTTGTGTCGCCGGCCTGCCCATGCAGATCGGGCTCAACCAATTGATACACAAGGCGAAGCCGGACAGGCTGCTGATTGAGCCAACAGGTCTGGGGCATCCCTCACAGATCCTGGAAACCCTGACCAGCGAGCACTACCACGACGTGCTCGCCATGGGCCCGGTGATCTGCCTGGTGGACCCGCGCAGGCTTGAGGAGCCGAAGGTGCTGGGCAATGTCCAGTTCCGGGACCAGGTGGCGGCCGCCGATATTCTGGTGGCCAACAAGACCGATCTGTGCACTTCAGAGCAACTTGCCCGTTTCGATGAATGGGCGGCCGAACTCGAGCCTGCGAAGCGGACGATCCATCACACCCGGTTCGGGCAACTGGCCCTGGGCTGGCTCAATGGCCATTCCGATGAACGGCCGGTCAGCGATCCGGGTGCCCATCATCACCACCACCACAAAAGCGAGTCGCCGGCACCCTCCATCGAGGAGCGACCCTGGCAACAGGTTACCAACCAGGGGCAGGGGCATTTCAGCGTTGGCTGGCGTATTCACCCCGACCGAGTGCTTGATGAGAATGCACTGCTGGTCATGGCGATGGATTCGGCGTTTGTGCGTTTCAAGGCTGTTGTTCACACGGCGGAAGGCTGGCGGGCCATCAACGTGGTGGATGGTGCGCTCACGGTTATCGGCGCCGAGCCCCAGGAATGCAGCCGGGCCGAGGTGATTGCCTCAGATCAGATCGATGCCCTCGAGCTCGATGCTCGCATGAGGGCAGCGGCAGGGCTGTCCCCGAGGTAA
- the rluF gene encoding 23S rRNA pseudouridine(2604) synthase RluF — translation MTTGNSTRLNKYISESGLCSRREADRYIEQGNVFINGKRAIIGDQVLPGDTVKVNGQVIEPRAEEDLVFIALNKPVGIVSTTDSAEKDNIQRFVGHSERIFPIGRLDKDSQGLIFMTSNGDLVNKILRAGNNHEKEYLVTVDKPVTREFVEGMAGGVPILGTVTKKCKVSRESRFVFRITLVQGLNRQIRRMCEHFGYQVTRLERIRIMNVSLKGLAPGQWRDLTEQELAGLFDAIRNSSSEAPPNSGKAVKKKLGGKARAGGKPGLSAKPGKPGSPRRPAGKGKPPAGGKPAPGKRPKAGKPRQKSVKR, via the coding sequence ATGACCACTGGCAACTCCACGCGCCTGAACAAGTACATCAGCGAAAGCGGCCTTTGCTCCCGCCGGGAGGCTGACCGCTACATCGAGCAGGGCAACGTTTTCATCAATGGCAAACGGGCGATTATCGGCGATCAGGTGCTGCCAGGCGACACGGTGAAGGTCAACGGCCAGGTAATCGAACCACGCGCGGAAGAGGATCTGGTGTTCATCGCCCTCAACAAACCTGTGGGCATCGTCAGCACCACGGACAGCGCCGAAAAGGACAACATCCAGCGATTCGTCGGCCACAGTGAACGCATTTTTCCGATCGGCCGCCTGGACAAGGACTCCCAGGGCCTGATTTTCATGACCAGCAACGGCGACCTGGTCAACAAGATCCTGCGAGCCGGCAACAATCACGAGAAAGAATACCTGGTGACGGTGGACAAGCCGGTGACCCGGGAATTCGTCGAGGGCATGGCCGGCGGCGTGCCGATTCTTGGCACGGTCACGAAAAAGTGCAAGGTATCCAGGGAATCACGGTTTGTGTTCCGGATTACCCTGGTGCAGGGCCTGAACCGCCAAATCCGCCGTATGTGCGAGCACTTCGGCTATCAGGTGACCAGGCTCGAGCGAATCCGGATCATGAACGTGAGCCTGAAAGGCCTGGCTCCCGGGCAGTGGCGGGACCTCACGGAACAGGAGCTGGCCGGGCTGTTCGATGCCATCCGGAATTCCTCGTCGGAAGCGCCACCGAATTCGGGCAAGGCGGTGAAAAAGAAGCTGGGCGGCAAGGCCCGCGCCGGCGGCAAGCCAGGCCTTTCAGCGAAGCCCGGCAAACCCGGCAGCCCACGGCGACCGGCCGGCAAAGGCAAACCACCTGCGGGCGGAAAACCTGCCCCAGGCAAGCGACCCAAGGCTGGCAAACCCAGGCAGAAGAGCGTCAAGCGGTAG
- a CDS encoding YdbL family protein has protein sequence MKRLMQMFAMVLALGLAASTLAMGLDEAKQKLDSVKQQGLVGETPTGYLEVVRPEGQAREVVQAINSARRDEYKRIAEKHNIPVTQVETVAGKKAIEKTPAGQYVQIGGEWVKK, from the coding sequence ATGAAACGACTGATGCAGATGTTCGCGATGGTGCTGGCCCTGGGTTTGGCGGCTTCCACGCTGGCCATGGGGCTGGACGAAGCCAAGCAAAAGCTGGACTCGGTCAAGCAGCAGGGTCTGGTTGGGGAAACGCCCACAGGTTACCTCGAAGTGGTGCGGCCTGAAGGCCAGGCCAGAGAGGTGGTGCAGGCCATCAACAGTGCCCGGCGCGACGAGTACAAGCGCATTGCCGAGAAGCACAACATTCCGGTAACCCAGGTGGAGACGGTGGCCGGAAAGAAGGCTATCGAGAAAACGCCTGCCGGCCAGTACGTGCAGATCGGTGGCGAGTGGGTGAAAAAATAG
- a CDS encoding YnbE family lipoprotein, producing MGVILPLATVACTPTVQMAAPKEPITVNLNVKIQHEIYVKVDKEVDELFSEQGLF from the coding sequence ATGGGCGTGATACTGCCGCTTGCCACAGTTGCCTGTACGCCAACGGTCCAGATGGCGGCACCCAAGGAGCCGATTACGGTAAACCTGAACGTTAAGATCCAGCACGAAATCTACGTGAAAGTGGATAAGGAAGTGGATGAACTGTTCAGCGAACAGGGCCTGTTCTGA
- a CDS encoding YdbH domain-containing protein, whose product MPRKGCARARSFARGLLWAAGLTAVAAPLAVRGWSLAIEQSSVGVVLPDIRSGGWEITGNRADIRPTVTADGDSASFDFAPTSQIQTDRLAFAQGGQSLALSNLLTDLSQTKVQLDYGATGPWSERIAIHGELRMDAERIDHPRLVPQAWHFEGSVGGRLAALRIDGTLTSAAGLAADLEVQLDPDGAVTVTAEAVLDGPEDIRALAATFTDWPALLTVESGAVHLSVDAWVSPQDGLEINGRAELEKVTGVVNRTAVSGLSGEVRGALRQGQLTAGLRDMTIASINPGIPISEVRFSGDYTASTSSPLEGTLDIQQARAAFLDGRLRIPPGTYALANGSWQIPVELQEVSLGRLMEVYPAEGLSGNGRLQGRIPLEITSSGEVRVREGRVSAVDPGGRLQLPADKLQAMLGGNQAMNLVVQALQNFHYSVLNSTIDYDEQGKLTLGLRLEGRNPELRGGQPVVLNVNLEEDIPALLTSLQLSGRVNEAVTRRVREMLQESGKETAP is encoded by the coding sequence TTGCCGCGGAAAGGATGTGCACGAGCGCGAAGTTTCGCCCGGGGGCTCCTCTGGGCCGCCGGTCTGACAGCCGTGGCCGCGCCCCTGGCGGTCCGGGGCTGGTCTCTGGCGATTGAGCAAAGTTCGGTGGGGGTGGTCTTGCCGGATATCCGGTCCGGGGGTTGGGAGATCACCGGTAATCGCGCCGACATCCGGCCGACCGTGACTGCAGACGGCGATTCTGCCTCCTTTGATTTTGCGCCCACCTCGCAGATCCAGACCGACCGCCTGGCATTCGCCCAGGGCGGACAATCCCTGGCGCTCAGTAACCTTCTTACAGACCTCAGTCAGACAAAGGTCCAGCTCGATTATGGCGCAACAGGCCCGTGGTCAGAGCGGATTGCCATCCATGGCGAACTTCGAATGGACGCTGAGCGGATAGACCATCCTCGCCTGGTCCCACAGGCCTGGCACTTCGAGGGCTCGGTCGGCGGTCGGCTGGCGGCGCTTCGGATTGACGGCACACTCACATCGGCGGCCGGTCTGGCGGCGGACCTCGAAGTGCAACTTGACCCCGATGGAGCTGTGACCGTTACCGCCGAGGCGGTTCTTGACGGGCCGGAAGATATCCGGGCCCTGGCCGCCACCTTCACCGATTGGCCGGCTCTGCTCACCGTGGAATCCGGCGCCGTCCACCTGTCCGTCGATGCCTGGGTGAGCCCGCAGGATGGCCTTGAGATCAACGGTCGAGCAGAACTGGAGAAGGTGACGGGGGTCGTCAATCGAACGGCGGTGTCCGGATTGAGTGGCGAGGTGAGGGGAGCCCTGAGGCAGGGCCAGTTAACCGCCGGTTTACGGGACATGACGATTGCCAGCATCAACCCGGGCATACCGATCAGCGAGGTTCGTTTCAGCGGGGATTACACGGCGTCGACGTCGAGTCCCCTGGAGGGAACCCTGGATATCCAGCAAGCCAGGGCAGCGTTCCTGGATGGCCGGTTGCGGATTCCGCCCGGGACCTACGCGCTGGCGAATGGCTCTTGGCAGATCCCTGTCGAATTGCAGGAGGTTTCCCTCGGCCGGTTGATGGAGGTGTACCCCGCGGAAGGTCTCTCTGGCAACGGCAGGCTCCAGGGACGGATTCCTCTGGAAATTACCAGCAGCGGCGAGGTGCGGGTGAGAGAAGGGCGTGTGTCAGCGGTGGACCCCGGTGGGCGCCTGCAACTGCCCGCCGACAAGCTCCAGGCCATGCTCGGCGGCAATCAGGCTATGAACCTCGTGGTTCAGGCGTTGCAAAATTTTCACTATTCCGTGCTTAACAGCACGATAGACTACGATGAACAGGGTAAGTTAACCCTCGGCCTTCGACTCGAAGGCCGGAACCCGGAACTCAGGGGCGGGCAGCCGGTGGTGCTCAACGTCAATCTTGAAGAAGACATTCCGGCACTGCTCACCAGTTTGCAACTCAGTGGCCGGGTGAACGAAGCCGTTACCCGGCGCGTCCGGGAGATGCTGCAGGAATCCGGTAAGGAGACAGCACCATGA